ACGAGACGCAGGCAACCACACGGTGGTGGTGGGTGCACATCGGTCAGCTGTTCTGCGGGTCCCGTCCGCCCCGGGGGTCACCCAGACGCCCCCGCGAAATCGCGACCGACGACGATCGTGATGTCCACGACCGACTGCGGGGTGCGACTGATCTCGACCCGGCCGACGCCGAGCAGATCGCGGATCTGGTCGGCGAGCTGCAGCTGCTCGGGCCGGTCTTCGTACACGAGGATCCGGGTCTCGTCGTGGTCGAAGCGGTCGGCGTTCTTGGTCAGCACGATGCGGAACCCGGCCGGCAGCAGCCGCTCAGCCACCTGCTGGCCGATGCCGGGCTCACCGTTGCCGTTGAGGATCTGCACACGTCGGCCGCCGCTGCCCTGCGCGACCGGGATCGAGTCCGCGAACCGGTCGGCGACGAGCTGAACGGCCCGTTCCCGGTCGACCCGCAGCGAGCCGTCGCCGCCTGACCCGATCGGAGACACCGGGAGGGTGAAGACGGCGAGTCGATCCTCGACGTGCGCGGTCGCCGCTGCCTGCAACAGCGACTGGAGCTCGTCGGCGGGCACGGTCGTGTCGAGCATCGGCGCCCCGTCGGCGAACACCGCCTCGAGGATCCCCGGTTGTGCCGCGAGCGCCTCGAGGAGCGTGTTCAGGACACGCCGGACCCTGGGCAGGCGGTCCAGGTCGCTCTCGGCCTCGCCCTGGAAGGTCAGCAGCTCCGCCAGCCTGGGTCCGTCGAGCGGCTGCCGTCCCGGCTCGAACCGCACGCGGCGGTTGCCGTCGGGCTCGGTGGCGACCAGACGTTCGGAGACCTCGACCGTCAAACGACCCGCCCGCCCGAACAGCGAGGCCCACCCCTGGCGGCTCACCTCCACCACCCCGTCGAGGTCCAGGCCCAGGAGGTTCTCGACCGTGGAGCCCACCAGCGCCCCTTGTCCGAAGGAGTACGCCCGCTCGATCCGGTCGAGACCGTGCCCGGGGATGTCCGCGACCGTTGCGGTGGGGATGAACAGCAGCGTGGACTCGTCCGTCCGGGGGTCGCGCGCCAGCACGAACGCCAGGGCGGCGCCACGGGTCGGATCGCGCTCGTCGAACGTCACGAACAGCACCGCACGTTGCCCGCCGGACGCCGCAGCGTCGTCGTCGGCGCTGGTCATCCCCGAGCGGCCGCGGTCGAAAGCCGGAACCAGCGTCGTGGCCCACACCGTGGCGGCCGCCAGGGCAGCGAGCGCGACGACGGCTGCACCCAGGCGGAGGATCCGCCGGCGTCGTTCGGCGCGGCGACGCCGTTGCCGTTCCCCGGCGCTGCGCCGCGGTCGAGGTGGACGGGACCGTCCCGGCGGGACGAGCCGGTCGACGGTCAGCCTGCGGTCCGCGAGCTCGTCGAGCGTGTCGCTCATCCCTCGTCCTCCCGGTACAGGCTGTGCGCGCGGATGTGATCGATCACCGCGTCGGGGAGCTGGTGGCGGACCGCGCGGCCCTGGCGGAAACGGGCGCGGAGATCGGTGGACGAGATCCCGATCTCGGGAGTCGTCAGCCGCTCCAACCGCCCCAGGATCGGACCGTCGAGCTCGACGTCGTACCCGGGGCGGGTGAGCATCACGAACCTCGCGAGTTCCAACGCTTTGTCCACCTCGCGCCACTCCGGCATGTTCGCCGCCGCGTCCTCGCCGACCAGGAAGAACAGCTCCGCGCCGCTGATGGCGGCCTGCAGTTCCTGCAGGGTGTCGACCGTGTACGTCAGGCACCCGCGGTCGATCTCGCTGCGGTTGACGTGGAACGCCGGGTCGTCGGCGACCGCCAGTTCGACCATCCGGACCCGGTCCTCGGAAGGAGAGCATCGCTGCTTCATCCACGGCTGTCCCGCCACCACGAACTGCACCTGATCCAGGTCCAGTTCCACGCGAGCCACCTCGGCGATCACCAGGTGGCCCAGGTGCGGTGGATCGAACGTGCCGCCCAGCAGGCCGATGCGGCGGGGGCCGTCCGGGTTGGGCGTCATGCGCGGCAGCGTATCCGTCGGGTGCATAGCGGCCCGGGAGCCGGTGAACCACGCGGCCGGTGCGCGATCGCAGTGACCTTCCGGCGCGGTCGCGTCCGCCAGACGCCGGCAGGACCAAGCGGCGAGCGCGGCTGTAGGGTGGCGCGACGGTCTTCTTCGAGGAGCGCAGGCGTGACCGGCGACGCCCTGTCGACGTGGGTTGATGCGGATCGGCTGACGCAGTGGGTGCACGACAGTCGCCGCCGGGTCATGGAACTGGTGGAGGATCTGTCCGACGAACAGCTCGTCGGCCCGCTGATCGCGACGATCAACCCGCTGATCTGGGAGATCGGTCACCTCGCGTGGTTCCAGGAGAGGTTCCTGCTGCGCGACGCGCTGCAGCGAGAACCGATCATCGCCCACTGCGACGCGTTGTGGGACTCGGGTGCCGTCCCCCACGACACGCGCTGGTTCCTGGACCTACCGTCCCGCGACGACACGCTGCAGTACATGCGTCAGGTGCGCGACCGCGTCGCCGAGGCGGTCACCGAGGGTCTGCCTCCGGCCTGGCACCGTCTCGCCCTGTACACGGTGTTCCACGAGGACACCCACACCGAGGCGCTGACCTACACCCGCCAGACGCTGCAGTACCCCGCCCCGACCATCACGCAGCTGTCGCACACCGCTCCCGACACGGTGGTCGACGCCGGGGCGCACCGGGGCGACGTCGACATCGACGGTGGCACCTTCCTGCTCGGCGCGACCGGAGCGGAGCCGTTCGTCTACGACAACGAGAAGTGGTGCCATCGCGTCGAGGTACAGCCGTTCTCGATCGCGAAGGCGCCGGTGACCCAGGCGCAGTTCGCCGAGTTCGTCGAGGATGGCGGGTACCAGCGTCCGCTCCTGTGGGTCCGCCCCGGCTGGTCGTGGCGGACCCGGACCCGCGCCGATCACCCGGTGTACTGGCGACGGTCCGACAGCGGCTGGGAGCGGCGGGTGTTCGATGAGTGGCGAGCCCTCGAGCCCGATCGCCCGGTCGTCCACGTCTGCTGGTACGAGGCGGAGGCGTTCTGCCGCTGGGCCGGTCGCCGCCTGCCAACGGAAGCCGAGTGGGAGCTGGCCGCGACCGGCGCGGCCAACGCCGCCGACGACGGCGGCGCGCACGGCACGACCAAGCGGCGCTACCCGTGGGGTGACGAGGAGCCGGCAGCGCAGCACGCCAACCTCGACTGGCGCGCCATGGACACCGTCGACGTCGCGGCGTACCCCGACGGCGACAGCGTCTACGGGTGCCGCCAGATGATCGGGAACGTCTGGGAGTGGACCGGCTCGACGTTCGCGCCGTATCCCAACTTCGAGCAGGACACCTACCGCGACAACTCCTGGCCGTGGTTCGGGAGCCGCAAGGTGCTGCGCGGGGGGGCGTGGGCCACCCGCGGCCGCTACGTCCGCAACACCTACCGCAACTACTTCACGCCCGACCGGCGGGACGTGTTCGCCGGGTTCCGGACCTGCGTGTCGAGGGGCTGACGCTCGATCGCGGTCGCCCGGAAAGCGTTACCGCGCCAGGCGTCGCAGAGCCGACGATGTCAGGTCGGCCAGCAGGACCAGCGCGACGTACACCGCGAGCCACAGCCCGACCTCCGACCACCGCAACAAGCTCAGGGCGAGCCGCAGCTGGTACCCCACCCCTGCCAGCGCCACGAAGCCGACCACGGCCGCGGCGCGCATCATCACCTCCCACCGGTACAGCAGGAACGTGAGGAACTGGGGGAGGACCTGCGGGAGCACGCCGTACGCCAGGACCTGCAGCCGGCCGGCGCCGGCGGAACGCAGCGCCTCGAGCGGCCCCGGATGGAGGTCCTCCACCACATCGGAGCCGAGACGACCCATCACGCCGATGTTGTGCAACGCCAGGGCGAGCGCCGCCGCGATCACACCCGGCCGCACGACGAACACCAGCAGCAGCGCCCAGATGTAGTCGGGGACCGCCCGCGTCAGGACGTGCATACCGCGGGTCGCGACCAACCCGAGCCGCCCCGCAGTGCCCACCTGCCTGTGCGGAGCGTCACGGAGCGGACGGGACGCGAAGATCACGGTCGCCAGGGCGACGACACCGGCGGTCGCAGCGCCGAGCAGGCTCATCACCACCGTGTCGACCGCAGGACCCACCGCGGCCCGCCACGCAGCGCTGGTCGCCCACACCGGCGGATCGACGCCGTCGACGCCCAACAGGTCACGGACGAACCCGGCTGCGGCACCCAGCAGGTCGACGCGGGCAGGGCCACCCCCCGACATCACCACCCACCAGCTCGCCACGACGGTCGCGAGCAGGACCACGCCCCACCACGTCGGGATCCGGGTGGACGCAGCGACGCGGACCGGGTGAAGGGCGTGGGCCGCCTCGACCTCCGCGGTGTCCGTGGGGGGACGTCGGGTGTCTTCCCCGACCGTCATCGCAGCAGCCTGGACCGCAGGCGGGCGCCGAGGGCGTCGACCGCGACGATCACCACCACCAACGCGTACAGCAAGGTCCAGACGCGCCGGAACTCGAGGTCGGACAGGAGCACGGTGAGCTCCAGGCCGACGCCCCCCAGCCCGACGAAGGACAGGACCGCTGCGGCACGCACAGCGCACTCGAAGCGGTACAGGACGTAGCTGGTCATGTCCGCCAACGCGGAGGGCAGACGGCCGTACAGCATGACCTGTGCCTCGGAGGCCCCGGCGCCCCGCAGCGCCGCGAGCGGCTCCTCAGGGACGTCCTGCAGCCGCTCCGCCAGGACCCGACCGATGGTGGCGCCGTACGGCAAGCCGATGCCCAGCACCCCCGCCAGCGGATGCAGCCCGAAGACGTTCACGAACAGCAGCGCCCAGATCAGCTCGTCGATCGAGCGCAGGAAACCCAGGGCCGCCCGGACGGGGCCCGCCGTGACCCCGCGCCACAGCCGCCGGCGGGCCAGCACCCCGCTGGCGACGAGCGACCCCGGGATCCCCACCGCGACCGCCACGGTGAGGGCCGCGACCGCGTACGCGACCGTCAGCGCGGTCGCGGGGAGCACCGTCTGGCTCACGAACGCGGCAGACACCTCCGGGGTGAGAGCTGCCCGCAGCAGCGCCCCGAGCGCTGCCGCCCCACCCGGGTGCAGCACGCCCGCCGACACGTCCAGGGCGGCGATGCTCGCCGCGACCGCCGCGACCAGCACGGCGGTGAGCACGATCCGCCGCCCAGGGCGGGGTCTGCCCAGCACCAGCGTGCTGCCGTCGGTGGCGATCGACGCGCTCATCGACCGGCGGCCGTCGCCTGGTCCGCTGCGATCGCCGTGGGTGGTGGCGGAGAACCAGCCTCGGCTCCGTCCGGGAGGCGGTACACGTCATCGAGCAGCTCAGCGGTCACCGCCTCGGCTGGGCGGTCGAACACGACACGCCCGTCGCGCAACCCGACCATGCGGCTGAAGTGTCGCCGTGCCAGGTGCGGGGTGTGGAGGCTCGCGACGAGGGTGTTGCCAGACTCGCGTGCCAGCCGCGCCAACAGGGCCAGCAGGTCGTCGGCGCGGGCGGGATCGAGCGACGCGACCGGCTCGTCGGCGAGCACGATCCGCGGTTCCTGCACCAGCAACCGCGCCAGGGCCACCCGTTGCTGCTCCCCGCCCGACAGCCGCGACACGCGCTGGTGGAACTTGTGGTCGATCCCGACGCGGCGCACCGCGGCGCGCGCCGCTGGCTGCTCGACGGGCAACAGCAGGGCGGCCAGTGACCTGGCCAGGCTCCACCGGCCGAGCGATCCAGCTTGGACGTTGTGCTTGACCGACAGCTGCGGCACGAGGTCGAGACGCTGTTGGACCATGCCGACCAGCCCGGTCAGGTCCTGGCCCGGCTTCAGGTCCTGCAGGGGCTGGCCGTGCAGCGACACCCGGCCGGCCGTGGGCCGCAGCATCCCGGCGATGAGGCGCAGCACCGTGGTCTTGCCGGCGCCGCTGGGTCCGACGAGCGCCACCGTCTCGCCGGCGGCGATCGACAGGTCGACGTCGCGCACCGCGTGGGTATCCCCGTAGCGGTGGGTGACGGCGTCCAGGACGACGGCGGGCGTGGCATCGGGCGGTGGCGACACGCCGGTCACGGAACCTGCAGCAGTCCGAGGTCGCGGGCGACCTCGGCGATCCGGTCGTAGTTGTCGTTG
This is a stretch of genomic DNA from Actinomycetota bacterium. It encodes these proteins:
- a CDS encoding LCP family protein, whose product is MSDTLDELADRRLTVDRLVPPGRSRPPRPRRSAGERQRRRRAERRRRILRLGAAVVALAALAAATVWATTLVPAFDRGRSGMTSADDDAAASGGQRAVLFVTFDERDPTRGAALAFVLARDPRTDESTLLFIPTATVADIPGHGLDRIERAYSFGQGALVGSTVENLLGLDLDGVVEVSRQGWASLFGRAGRLTVEVSERLVATEPDGNRRVRFEPGRQPLDGPRLAELLTFQGEAESDLDRLPRVRRVLNTLLEALAAQPGILEAVFADGAPMLDTTVPADELQSLLQAAATAHVEDRLAVFTLPVSPIGSGGDGSLRVDRERAVQLVADRFADSIPVAQGSGGRRVQILNGNGEPGIGQQVAERLLPAGFRIVLTKNADRFDHDETRILVYEDRPEQLQLADQIRDLLGVGRVEISRTPQSVVDITIVVGRDFAGASG
- the nadD gene encoding nicotinate-nucleotide adenylyltransferase, with protein sequence MTPNPDGPRRIGLLGGTFDPPHLGHLVIAEVARVELDLDQVQFVVAGQPWMKQRCSPSEDRVRMVELAVADDPAFHVNRSEIDRGCLTYTVDTLQELQAAISGAELFFLVGEDAAANMPEWREVDKALELARFVMLTRPGYDVELDGPILGRLERLTTPEIGISSTDLRARFRQGRAVRHQLPDAVIDHIRAHSLYREDEG
- a CDS encoding SUMF1/EgtB/PvdO family nonheme iron enzyme, which translates into the protein MTGDALSTWVDADRLTQWVHDSRRRVMELVEDLSDEQLVGPLIATINPLIWEIGHLAWFQERFLLRDALQREPIIAHCDALWDSGAVPHDTRWFLDLPSRDDTLQYMRQVRDRVAEAVTEGLPPAWHRLALYTVFHEDTHTEALTYTRQTLQYPAPTITQLSHTAPDTVVDAGAHRGDVDIDGGTFLLGATGAEPFVYDNEKWCHRVEVQPFSIAKAPVTQAQFAEFVEDGGYQRPLLWVRPGWSWRTRTRADHPVYWRRSDSGWERRVFDEWRALEPDRPVVHVCWYEAEAFCRWAGRRLPTEAEWELAATGAANAADDGGAHGTTKRRYPWGDEEPAAQHANLDWRAMDTVDVAAYPDGDSVYGCRQMIGNVWEWTGSTFAPYPNFEQDTYRDNSWPWFGSRKVLRGGAWATRGRYVRNTYRNYFTPDRRDVFAGFRTCVSRG
- a CDS encoding ABC transporter permease subunit — its product is MTVGEDTRRPPTDTAEVEAAHALHPVRVAASTRIPTWWGVVLLATVVASWWVVMSGGGPARVDLLGAAAGFVRDLLGVDGVDPPVWATSAAWRAAVGPAVDTVVMSLLGAATAGVVALATVIFASRPLRDAPHRQVGTAGRLGLVATRGMHVLTRAVPDYIWALLLVFVVRPGVIAAALALALHNIGVMGRLGSDVVEDLHPGPLEALRSAGAGRLQVLAYGVLPQVLPQFLTFLLYRWEVMMRAAAVVGFVALAGVGYQLRLALSLLRWSEVGLWLAVYVALVLLADLTSSALRRLAR
- a CDS encoding ABC transporter permease subunit: MSASIATDGSTLVLGRPRPGRRIVLTAVLVAAVAASIAALDVSAGVLHPGGAAALGALLRAALTPEVSAAFVSQTVLPATALTVAYAVAALTVAVAVGIPGSLVASGVLARRRLWRGVTAGPVRAALGFLRSIDELIWALLFVNVFGLHPLAGVLGIGLPYGATIGRVLAERLQDVPEEPLAALRGAGASEAQVMLYGRLPSALADMTSYVLYRFECAVRAAAVLSFVGLGGVGLELTVLLSDLEFRRVWTLLYALVVVIVAVDALGARLRSRLLR
- a CDS encoding ATP-binding cassette domain-containing protein, whose product is MSPPPDATPAVVLDAVTHRYGDTHAVRDVDLSIAAGETVALVGPSGAGKTTVLRLIAGMLRPTAGRVSLHGQPLQDLKPGQDLTGLVGMVQQRLDLVPQLSVKHNVQAGSLGRWSLARSLAALLLPVEQPAARAAVRRVGIDHKFHQRVSRLSGGEQQRVALARLLVQEPRIVLADEPVASLDPARADDLLALLARLARESGNTLVASLHTPHLARRHFSRMVGLRDGRVVFDRPAEAVTAELLDDVYRLPDGAEAGSPPPPTAIAADQATAAGR